One segment of Mycoplasmopsis glycophila DNA contains the following:
- a CDS encoding amidohydrolase — protein MQSKILIKNACVLTMEKEEILKDQNIYILNNKIFHVGKEIQNFNPTYVIDAKKNLVMPGLINTHTHVAMTLLRNYVDDVNLEDWLFNYVFPIEDELTQKDIYYGALVGILEMIASGTTTFLDMYFFEDMAAKAAQKLKMRAFLGYGIAKNDLEARIIKTSNFFAKYEKNKLINPIVAPHAIYTNNDKSLQIAKELQEKFDALLTIHLNESRSEVENSLKEHNLTPVQKVDQFNLVNSKSIVAHAVHLNAKDIQTIKKNDATLVHNPISNLKLNSGIMDLLNLQNEGINITLGTDGAASNNTLDMFETIKIASLLSKYKNNTPIGIKAFDILKMATVNAAKALQMENELGKIQKGFLADLIIVDINNPAHKPQNNIINSLVYSTSKGDVLTTIVNGKVLYEDRKFKIIEQEQIEKILNQVEKIIKRVSKKIQKN, from the coding sequence ATGCAAAGTAAAATTTTAATTAAAAATGCTTGCGTTTTAACGATGGAAAAAGAGGAAATTTTAAAAGATCAAAACATCTATATTTTAAATAATAAAATTTTTCACGTCGGAAAAGAAATTCAAAATTTTAATCCAACTTATGTTATTGATGCCAAAAAAAATCTTGTAATGCCCGGTTTAATTAACACGCACACTCATGTTGCCATGACATTACTTCGAAACTATGTCGATGATGTCAATTTAGAAGATTGACTTTTTAATTACGTTTTTCCAATTGAAGACGAACTAACACAAAAAGATATTTATTATGGTGCTTTAGTAGGTATTCTCGAAATGATTGCTTCTGGAACAACAACATTTTTAGATATGTATTTCTTTGAAGATATGGCTGCAAAAGCTGCTCAAAAATTAAAAATGAGAGCTTTTTTAGGTTACGGAATCGCTAAAAACGACCTTGAAGCAAGAATAATTAAAACATCAAATTTCTTCGCAAAATATGAGAAAAATAAACTAATAAACCCAATTGTTGCTCCTCATGCAATTTATACAAATAACGATAAATCACTTCAAATTGCAAAAGAGTTACAAGAAAAATTTGATGCTTTACTTACAATTCACCTTAATGAATCTCGAAGCGAAGTTGAAAACTCACTTAAAGAACATAATTTAACACCTGTTCAAAAAGTTGACCAATTTAATTTAGTTAATAGTAAAAGTATTGTTGCTCATGCTGTTCATCTAAATGCCAAAGATATTCAAACAATTAAAAAAAATGATGCTACTTTAGTACATAACCCAATTTCTAACTTAAAACTTAATTCAGGAATTATGGATTTATTAAATCTACAAAACGAAGGTATTAACATTACTTTGGGAACAGATGGTGCAGCTTCAAACAACACATTAGACATGTTTGAAACTATAAAAATAGCTTCTCTTTTATCTAAATACAAAAATAACACACCAATTGGAATTAAAGCATTTGATATTCTGAAGATGGCAACAGTGAATGCTGCAAAAGCATTACAAATGGAAAATGAGCTTGGTAAAATTCAAAAAGGTTTCCTTGCTGATTTAATAATTGTAGACATTAACAATCCTGCACACAAACCTCAAAACAACATCATTAACTCACTAGTTTATTCAACTAGCAAAGGGGACGTTTTAACTACTATAGTTAACGGTAAAGTTCTCTATGAAGATCGCAAATTCAAAATTATTGAACAAGAGCAAATTGAAAAAATACTTAACCAAGTAGAAAAAATAATTAAAAGAGTTTCTAAAAAAATACAAAAAAACTAA
- the gltX gene encoding glutamate--tRNA ligase — MKKIRTRYAPSPTGYLHIGGARTALFCYLFAKHFGGDFIFRLEDTDVKRNVEGGEASQLDNLAWLGIIPDESPFKPNPACGQYRQSEKLERYQEVAKELLNKGFAYKAYDTTEELDDQKAESDAKGIPSFRYDRNWLKISEEEKERRDKLGQYSIRLAMPDNVEYAWDDIVRGEIKFNSSDLGDWVIYKSDGFPTYNFAVVVDDHDMSISHVLRGEEHIGNTPKQLAIYQFLNWEAPRFGHLTIITNMEGKKLSKRDLTLKQFIEDYKNEGYMPEGIFNFLALLGWTSADAQEILSKEELIAKFDPERLSKSPSKFDISKMNWFSKHYLKEKDDEQLIQMMNLEQLGLDFEWLKLFVSTYKQSCVTLTELKNYLNDYLNVKNELDVELSENDQKVITEFANILKNKLNEKPFSIEMIQEAINETSSNLGVKGKNLFMPIRLATTFNAHGPELAKAIFLFGEKVVLERLK, encoded by the coding sequence ATGAAGAAGATTCGTACACGTTATGCTCCTAGCCCAACAGGGTATTTACACATCGGGGGAGCTCGAACAGCGCTATTTTGTTATTTATTTGCAAAACATTTTGGTGGTGATTTTATCTTCAGGCTTGAAGATACTGATGTTAAAAGAAATGTTGAAGGTGGAGAAGCTTCACAACTTGATAATTTAGCTTGACTTGGAATTATTCCTGATGAAAGTCCATTTAAACCAAACCCTGCTTGTGGACAGTACAGACAAAGCGAAAAATTAGAAAGATATCAAGAAGTAGCTAAAGAGTTATTGAACAAAGGTTTTGCCTATAAGGCATATGACACAACAGAAGAACTTGATGATCAAAAAGCAGAAAGTGATGCTAAAGGAATTCCAAGCTTTAGATACGATAGAAATTGACTTAAAATCTCAGAAGAAGAAAAAGAAAGAAGAGATAAACTTGGTCAATATTCAATTCGTCTAGCTATGCCAGATAATGTTGAGTATGCTTGAGATGATATTGTTCGTGGTGAAATTAAATTTAACTCAAGTGATCTTGGAGATTGAGTTATCTACAAATCTGATGGTTTCCCAACTTATAATTTTGCCGTAGTAGTTGATGATCATGATATGTCAATTTCTCACGTTTTAAGAGGTGAAGAGCACATTGGAAATACACCTAAGCAATTAGCTATTTATCAATTTTTAAATTGAGAAGCACCAAGATTTGGACACCTTACAATTATCACTAATATGGAAGGTAAAAAACTTTCAAAAAGAGATTTAACACTAAAACAATTTATTGAAGATTACAAAAATGAAGGTTACATGCCTGAAGGTATCTTTAACTTCCTTGCTCTTTTAGGGTGAACAAGTGCAGATGCGCAAGAAATTTTAAGTAAAGAAGAGTTAATTGCAAAATTTGATCCTGAAAGATTAAGCAAAAGTCCTTCAAAATTTGATATTAGTAAAATGAATTGATTCTCAAAACACTATCTTAAAGAAAAAGATGATGAACAATTAATCCAAATGATGAATTTAGAACAGCTAGGATTAGATTTTGAATGATTAAAACTTTTTGTTTCGACTTATAAGCAAAGCTGCGTGACTCTTACTGAACTTAAAAATTACTTAAATGATTATTTAAATGTTAAAAATGAACTTGATGTAGAACTTTCTGAAAATGATCAAAAAGTTATTACTGAATTTGCTAATATTTTAAAAAACAAATTAAACGAAAAACCTTTTTCAATTGAAATGATTCAAGAAGCTATTAATGAAACTAGTTCTAATTTAGGAGTTAAAGGTAAAAATTTATTTATGCCAATTCGTTTAGCAACTACTTTTAACGCTCATGGCCCTGAACTAGCTAAAGCGATTTTCTTATTCGGTGAAAAAGTAGTATTAGAAAGATTAAAATAA
- a CDS encoding 4'-phosphopantetheinyl transferase superfamily protein, whose amino-acid sequence MKNIGVDITKISRFENASLAFAHRILSSSEFEKFLMLEDAKKPLFLARAWAIKEAIFKANNDYFSYSKIELIKKNHRWTFLNFSISISHDGDTLIAFVIEN is encoded by the coding sequence ATGAAAAATATTGGTGTAGACATTACTAAAATTTCAAGATTTGAAAATGCTTCTCTTGCTTTTGCACATAGAATTTTATCAAGTAGTGAATTTGAAAAATTTTTAATGCTTGAAGATGCGAAAAAACCACTTTTTTTAGCACGCGCATGAGCGATTAAGGAAGCTATTTTTAAAGCTAATAATGATTATTTTAGCTATTCAAAAATTGAACTTATAAAAAAGAATCACCGTTGAACTTTTTTGAATTTTAGTATTTCTATTAGTCATGATGGCGATACGTTAATTGCTTTTGTGATTGAAAATTAG
- a CDS encoding lysophospholipid acyltransferase family protein gives MKKFAFNIKLKKMIFALPWLFRARKLWSWARKHKKSPEMLSENERFSYLLKLSKKIMNIHNIDMEVVGLDNLPNKGGVILAPNHKSNFDALALIYALRKQTQANDDAHKIPTFVAKKELEKKFIIGNALTVLDTFTIDRKNFRESIAKLMEFGDFIKEKKTYGVIFPEGTRVAGKELGEFKAGAFKTAEKNYLNIIPVAIVNSEKALDSSRKGRLKVTVSFLKPIKASTFVGQDNKALGEKVRKLISDEINKYEQQ, from the coding sequence ATGAAGAAATTTGCATTTAATATAAAACTTAAGAAAATGATTTTTGCTTTACCTTGACTTTTTAGAGCGAGAAAATTATGAAGTTGAGCTAGAAAACATAAAAAATCACCTGAAATGCTATCAGAAAACGAACGTTTTAGCTATCTTTTAAAATTATCGAAAAAAATTATGAATATTCACAATATTGATATGGAAGTAGTCGGACTTGATAATTTACCAAATAAAGGTGGTGTTATTCTTGCGCCTAACCATAAGTCAAATTTTGATGCTTTAGCATTAATTTATGCTTTAAGAAAGCAAACTCAAGCAAACGATGATGCACACAAAATTCCTACTTTTGTTGCTAAAAAAGAGTTAGAAAAGAAATTTATTATTGGGAATGCTTTGACTGTTTTAGATACTTTTACTATTGATCGTAAAAACTTTAGAGAAAGTATTGCGAAGTTAATGGAGTTCGGTGATTTTATTAAAGAAAAGAAAACTTATGGTGTTATTTTCCCTGAAGGAACTAGAGTAGCTGGTAAAGAATTAGGTGAGTTTAAAGCTGGTGCATTTAAAACTGCTGAAAAGAATTATTTAAATATTATTCCTGTAGCAATTGTAAATTCAGAAAAAGCGTTAGATTCAAGTCGTAAAGGACGTCTTAAAGTTACAGTTTCATTTTTAAAACCAATTAAAGCAAGTACTTTTGTCGGTCAAGATAATAAAGCACTAGGAGAAAAAGTTAGAAAATTAATTTCTGATGAAATAAATAAATATGAACAACAATAA